From the genome of Methylocystis heyeri:
ACGCTCTCGAACTGCTGGTCGCCTGCCTGCAGGCGTTCGTCTTTTCGGTTCTCACTTGCGTCTACCTCAACGACGCAATTCACCCGGGCCACTGATAAACACCCAACAATAAATAGTCGCCCACATTCCTGCCAGGAGATGACAATGGCTACTGAACTTCAACTCGTCGGCGCGGGTCTCGCCGCCATCGGCACCGGCGCAGCCGCTATCGGCGTCGGCATCATTTTCGGTAACTTCGTCAATGGCGCGCTCCGCAATCCGTCGGCCGCCGCGAGCCAGTTCACCAACG
Proteins encoded in this window:
- a CDS encoding F0F1 ATP synthase subunit C, yielding MATELQLVGAGLAAIGTGAAAIGVGIIFGNFVNGALRNPSAAASQFTNAIIGAALAEGLGIFAFLIAILLYLK